A single Salmo trutta chromosome 14, fSalTru1.1, whole genome shotgun sequence DNA region contains:
- the LOC115208699 gene encoding probable G-protein coupled receptor 179 yields the protein MGPVWLLLLLLTPLLSAQVSIVSELGNTAESEDPTASVVSATGESGTPYSPDPSGSVTTPSEAPEEDWTSAEVFLYSGDYSVLGIVECDRAYSLTGQNGPLPRGFYGPLRPSMDALANTANFLNMIFQASDLRESTVQEDMEWYHAMVRALLEADPLIRQALLTFDADPASTTPQLVLRASRNPAPPRYQNILLQDLSSQWESLHLPAPAPDDTWFSSFKFPASSNQPTSTLSKRVLLNDLSTLDTPKWGRGDSYVTNRSGVRWANGPFLECEDGRFLPGWLLTLSTSFYGLKPDLSPEFRGVIRVDVNVQGFDVNQCDTGDAWFANTHQCNRTTMECEPITGQGFRLGQYCCRCKEGYYSPPMDEGGALNGSGGEGSGVCYPALPICLPCWPGCRRCEDGAPCWVEEDWFLRAGVLAVQGFFMLLVFISMLVAYQFRRSRRIRASGLLLLETILFGSLLLYFPVFILYFKPSTFRCILLRWVRLLGFAIVYGTVTLKIYRVLKVFLSRTAQRVPYMSSIHLLRLLGVMVVTVSWFLCAWTAGVLQNRDRNIPLLIISTTSDGQGFSLCDLDRWDYMMAVAELMFLCWGSILCSAVKPVPSAFHEPRYIGIAIHNELLLSSMFHLLRFVMPSLHPDWMLLLFFTHTHVTITVTLALLFIPKFLHVSRAGREEIAEEVYEDEVDLRRSGSYLNSSFTSAVWSDHSLDPDDIRDELKKLYGQLEVHKTKKMTANNPHLQKKRSSRRGLGRSIIKRITEIPESMSRQCSRDGKEVNLGSRDVTHSESCKRAPDTFSVNYKDQPVKQPSPVLRKSQSDYDYVTDKDPSLHDSMLRANLAKRCSQRSETDSLYMAPLVCKSASAQNLTVDNNLLLPGPTKLHKSLSLASSKAHSLEDTSRVGRDTQGEQGQSQQDVAIKDQTSSALVQSQSYDKAEVCPWELAEERPANKNQPHVTFAPSEEEDPESLSSPILKHICPWDHLPVHTPAESPAGDSQGGEAECESPSPQAPISASVPGSPKDMRVFSFRTSTQKWLSVKSFVGSVDASIKEKNKKETAGDTVKKQDSISQKSQGSVAAIAVIAALKLKTPSISSAETKSQSVSNLKKSCVSSIDKRTQQKRSMTTVDVKPALVKQAAIRQSSCDSSEISPRRIVVVQSTVYPWDSEDMEKDSIYENVFISSKNTAHSTAKTPSTHRRGSQIRPALSVAQSDICPWDVPASSQQAPQTQQSTTADICPWEVEEPEEDPMAPARVSVCPWESEEVLKRQESIRGDVCPSEASVSAIPITSASNQSERKPEGLNKKPTDVCPWETDESPQISQGLKPQESVRVDVCPWDVGDSFPEKVKVAIIYENVHPHENKGLHKAPPKCQETIHANVCPWESEETPKSQDCVRENVCPWESTDMPSIGKQDVQTKSTEQAKSAPEKRSVPLAKACPWEFPDPPKDLTVLCPWEKEESPMPPIAIKITKGSFSQETTVAKTDICPWDIGYQEKTEGKDSPCTNVCPWETQGRTQADPKKTDSVQVNICPWETEKPEQQESTLAIVSIETGKTKRQDSTVADVCPWETGATDEPDKTKRRDGTQTDVGPWETERPKKTEEKDGVKVDVCPWETGETDKTNGQDSTKADISKETQKEKRRDSVRVNICPWETDVPKEPEKMKKQDGVQADVCVWETGPAEESENTKSQDSTKADICPWETGPAEESEKTKIQDSTKANICPWETGPAEESEKTKIQDSTKANICPWETGPAEESEKTKIQDSTKADICPWETGPAEESEKTKSQDSTKADICPWETGPAEESEKTKSQDSTKADICPWETGPAEESEKTKSQDSTKADICPWETGPAEESEKTKIQDSTKADICPWETGPAEESEKTKIQDSPKADICPWETGPAEESEKTQIQDSTKADICPWETGPAEESEKTKSQDSTKADICPWETGPAEESEKTKSQDSTKADICPWETGPAEESEKTKSQDSTKADICPWETGLAEESEKTKSQDSTKADICPLETGPAEESEKTKSQYSTKADICPWETGPAEESEKTKSQDSTKADICPWETGPAEESEKTKSQDSTKADICPWETGPAEESEKTKSQDSTKADICPWETGLAEESEKTKSQDSTKADICPWETGPTEESEKTKSQDSTKADICPWETGLAEESETTKSQDSTKADICSRETRDPIEPEKIKKQESVREDVCPWETDVPEKSAEKEETMIASGIQDVTETQGALSMEEGDAAEPVAGSTQTAEADKANMPLARRDAMCPWEMEETKPPSSPSSITEHDNNSDVFTWEPENIPEEEEEEDDAESAAEAFVFPSDL from the exons ATGGGCCCTGTTTGGCTCCTCCTGTTGCTGCTCACGCCCCTCCTTTCAGCACAGGTTAGCATAGTTTCTGAATTGGGGAATACAGCCGAGTCAGAGGACCCAACTGCGTCCGTTGTGAGCGCTACAGGGGAGTCGGGCACCCCCTACAGCCCCGATCCCTCAGGGTCGGTCACGACCCCCTCGGAAGCCCCAGAGGAGGACTGGACATCGGCAGAGGTCTTTCTCTACAGCGGGGACTACTCCGTCTTGGGGATAGTGGAGTGCGACCGGGCGTACAGTCTCACGGGTCAGAACGGCCCCCTGCCGCGAGGGTTCTATGGTCCCCTCCGACCGTCCATGGACGCCCTGGCCAACACGGCCAACTTCCTCAACATGATCTTCCAGGCCAGTGACCTGCGGGAGAGCACTGTGCAAGAGGACATGGAGTGGTACCACGCCATGGTGCGCGCTCTTCTGGAGGCCGACCCCCTCATCCGGCAGGCCCTCCTCACCTTTGATGCAGATCCAGCCTCCACCACCCCCCAGCTCGTGCTCCGCGCCTCACGGAACCCTGCCCCCCCCAGGTACCAGAACATCCTCCTCCAGGACCTCTCTAGCCAATGGGAAAGTCTGCACCTCCCGGCCCCCGCACCCGACGACACCTGGTTCAGCAGTTTCAAGTTTCCCGCCTCCTCCAACCAGCCCACCTCGACCCTATCTAAAAGAGTCCTCCTCAATGACCTCAGCACCCTGGACACGCCCAAATGGGGGCGGGGCGATAGCTACGTGACCAATCGCAGCGGGGTGCGCTGGGCCAATGGGCCGTTCCTAGAGTGTGAGGACGGCCGCTTCCTGCCGGGCTGGCTGCTCACCCTATCCACTTCCTTCTACGGCCTGAAGCCCGACCTCAGCCCTGAGTTTAG GGGTGTAATCCGTGTGGATGTAAACGTACAGGGCTTTGATGTGAACCAGTGTGACACGGGGGACGCTTGGTTTGCCAACACACACCAGTGCAACCGCACCACCATGGAG TGTGAGCCAATCACAGGCCAGGGATTCAGATTGGGCCAGTACTGCTGTCGCTGCAAAGAGGGATACTACAGCCCCCCAATGGACG AAGGTGGTGCTCTGAACGGCAGCGGTGGGGAGGGAAGTGGCGTGTGTTACCCGGCCCTGCCCATCTGTCTCCCCTGTTGGCCGGGCTGCAGGCGTTGCGAGGACGGCGCCCCCTGTTGGGTAGAGGAGGACTGGTTCCTCAGAGCCGGGGTGCTGGCCGTCCAGGGCTTCTTCATGCTGCTGGTGTTCATCAGCATGCTGGTGGCCTACCAGTTCAGACGCAGCAGG AGGATCCGGGCATCAGGACTCCTGCTGTTAGAGACCATCCTGTTTGGCTCTCTGCTCCTATACTTCCCG GTTTTCATCCTGTACTTCAAGCCCAGCACCTTCCGATGCATCCTGCTTCGCTGGGTGCGACTTCTGGGTTTTGCCATAGTCTATGGAACGGTAACACTGAAGATATATAG GGTTCTCAAGGTGTTCCTGTCGCGCACAGCCCAGAGAGTGCCCTACATGTCCAGCATACACCTGCTGAGGTTGCTGGGAGTCATGGTTGTGACTGTCAGCTGGTTCCTGTGTGCGTGGACCGCGGGCGTTCTACAGAACCGTGACCGTAACATTCCGTTACTGATCATATCGACCACGTCGGATGGCCAGGGCTTCAGCCTCTGTGACCTGGACCGCTGGGACTACATGATGGCCGTGG CCGAGCTGATGTTTCTGTGCTGGGGCAGTATACTGTGCAGTGCTGTGAAGCCAGTGCCCTCAGCCTTCCACGAGCCTCGCTACATAGGTATCGCCATACACAACGAGCTGCTGCTATCCTCCATGTTCCACCTGCTACG GTTTGTCATGCCCTCTCTGCATCCTGACTGGATGCTGTTGCTGTTCTTCACCCATACGCACGTCACTATCACTGTGACACTCGCCCTGCTCTTCATACCCaag ttCCTCCATGTTTCGAGGGCGGGGAGAGAGGAGATTGCAGAGGAGGTTTATGAGGATGAGGTGGACTTGCGGCGATCCGGCTCGTACCTCAACAGCAGTTTTACCTCAGCAGTTTGGAGTGACCACAGCTTGGACCCCGATGACATTCGG GATGAGCTGAAGAAACTATATGGTCAATTGGAGGTCcacaagacaaagaagatgacaGCAAACAACCCCCACCTGCAGAAGAAGCGCAGCTCTCGGCGCGGGCTGGGCCGGTCCATCATAAAGCGCATCACTGAGATCCCAGAGTCCATGAGCCGACAGTGCAGCCGTGATGGCAAAGAGGTCAACTTGGGCAGCAGGGATGTTACGCACTCCGAGTCTTGTAAGAGAGCGCCAGATACTTTTAGCGTAAATTACAAAGATCAACCAGTAAAGCAGCCTTCACCAGTGCTGCGTAAATCTCAAAGTGACTATGACTATGTAACCGATAAAGACCCCTCCTTGCACGACTCCATGTTAAGGGCGAATCTAGCTAAGAGATGCTCACAGCGCTCTGAGACAGACTCGCTGTATATGGCACCATTGGTCTGTAAGTCGGCCAGTGCCCAAAACCTTACAGTCGATAACAATCTCCTGCTTCCTGGACCTACCAAGCTACACAAGTCACTGAGTTTAGCGTCCAGTAAAGCCCACAGTCTGGAAGACACCTCTCGGGTAGGCAGAGATACCCAAGGCGAGCAAGGGCAGTCCCAACAGGATGTCGCTATCAAGGACCAGACCTCAAGTGCCCTTGTGCAATCCCAGTCCTATGACAAGGCCGAAGTGTGTCCCTGGGAGCTTGCGGAGGAACGCCCTGCCAACAAGAACCAGCCACACGTTACCTTTGCTCCCTCTGAGGAAGAAGACCCAGAGAGTTTATCGTCACCAATACTGAAACATATTTGCCCCTGGGACCATTTACCAGTTCATACCCCAGCAGAAAGTCCTGCTGGGGATTCACAAGGCGGAGAGGCAGAATGTGAGTCCCCAAGCCCCCAGGCTCCAATCTCTGCTAGTGTACCTGGGTCCCCAAAGGACATGCGGGTCTTCTCCTTCCGCACTTCCACCCAGAAATGGCTCTCTGTGAAATCTTTCGTAGGATCTGTGGATGCAAGCAtcaaggaaaaaaacaaaaaggaGACAGCAGGAGATACGGTAAAGAAACAGGACTCAATATCACAAAAAAGCCAGGGGAGTGTAGCCGCCATCGCCGTCATCGCAGCATTAAAATTAAAAACTCCAAGCATTTCAAGTGCAGAAACGAAATCACAAAGTGTTTCAAACTTGAAGAAATCTTGTGTTTCAAGCATAGACAAAAGGACACAGCAAAAAAGAAGTATGACAACAGTAGATGTGAAACCTGCCCTCGTGAAACAGGCTGCAATCAGACAGTCCTCATGTGATTCCTCTGAAATAAGTCCTAGGAGAATAGTGGTTGTACAGTCCACTGTCTATCCTTGGGACTCAGAGGACATGGAAAAGGACAGTATATATGAAAACGTGTTCATCTCAAGCAAAAACACTGCACATAGCACAGCTAAGACTCCTTCCACTCACAGAAGGGGTAGCCAAATTAGGCCTGCTCTGAGTGTTGCCCAATCAGATATTTGCCCATGGGATGTTCCTGCTTCTTCCCAGCAAGCCCCACAGACACAACAAAGCACCACAGCAGACATCTGCCCGTGGGAGGTGGAGGAACCAGAGGAGGATCCAATGGCGCCTGCACGTGTCAGTGTATGTCCTTGGGAATCAGAAGAAGTATTGAAAAGACAGGAGAGTATCCGGGGAGATGTATGCCCTTCGGAAGCTAGTGTTTCCGCCATCCCAATTACCTCAGCGTCCAACCAGTCTGAGAGGAAACCAGAGGGTCTGAACAAGAAACCAACGGATGTATGTCCTTGGGAAACCGATGAAAGCCCACAGATTTCTCAAGGCCTAAAACCCCAAGAGAGTGTACGGGTTGATGTCTGCCCTTGGGATGTGGGAGATTCCTTCCCTGAAAAAGTAAAGGTGGCGATTATTTATGAAAATGTTCATCCACATGAGAACAAGGGATTGCATAAGGCACCACCAAAATGTCAGGAGACAATACATGCAAATGTCTGTCCATGGGAATCTGAAGAGACCCCAAAATCCCAAGATTGTGTACGGGAGAATGTCTGTCCTTGGGAATCAACGGACATGCCAAGCATTGGGAAGCAAGATGTACAAACAAAAAGCACAGAGCAAGCTaaatctgcccctgaaaaacGAAGTGTCCCCTTAGCGAAAGCATGTCCATGGGAATTCCCTGACCCACCAAAAGACTTGACAGTACTTTGTCCTTGGGAAAAGGAGGAGAGTCCAATGCCACCCATAGCCATAAAGATCACCAAAGGATCATTTTCCCAGGAGACCACTGTTGCAAAAACAGACATTTGTCCATGGGACATTGGATACCAAGAAAAGACAGAAGGAAAAGACAGCCCCTGTACAAATGTTTGTCCTTGGGAAACCCAAGGCAGAACTCAAGCTGATCCAAAAAAGACTGACAGCGTTCAAGTAAATATTTGTCCTTGGGAGACTGAAAAACCAGAGCAGCAAGAAAGCACTCTGGCTATTGTCTCCATAGAAACAGGAAAGACTAAAAGACAAGACAGCACTGTGGCAGATGTTTGTCCTTGGGAAACAGGGGCAACTGATGAGCCAGACAAGACAAAAAGACGAGATGGCACTCAAACGGACGTTGGTCCATGGGAAACTGAGAGGCCAAaaaagacagaggagaaagatGGTGTCAAAGTTGATGTTTGTCCTTGGGAAACTGGAGAGACTGACAAGACAAATGGACAAGACAGTACTAAAGCAGATATCTCCAAGGAAACACAAAAAGAGAAAAGACGAGACAGTGTTCGAGTTAATATTTGTCCTTGGGAAACTGATGTCCCCAAAGAACCAGAAAAGATGAAAAAGCAAGACGGTGTTcaggcagatgtttgtgtatggGAAACTGGTCCTGCTGAAGAGTCAGAAAATACTAAAAGCCAGGACAGCACCAAGGCAGACATTTGTCCATGGGAAACTGGTCCAGCTGAAGAGTCAGAAAAGACTAAAATCCAGGACAGCACCAAGGCAAACATTTGTCCATGGGAAACTGGTCCAGCTGAAGAGTCAGAAAAGACTAAAATCCAGGACAGCACCAAGGCAAACATTTGTCCATGGGAAACTGGTCCAGCTGAGGAGTCAGAAAAGACTAAAATCCAGGACAGCACCAAGGCAGACATTTGTCCATGGGAAACTGGTCCAGCTGAAGAGTCAGAAAAGACTAAAAGCCAGGACAGCACCAAGGCAGACATTTGTCCATGGGAAACGGGTCCAGCTGAAGAGTCAGAAAAGACTAAAAGCCAGGACAGCACCAAGGCAGACATTTGTCCATGGGAAACTGGTCCAGCTGAAGAGTCAGAAAAGACTAAAAGCCAGGACAGCACCAAGGCAGACATTTGTCCATGGGAAACTGGTCCTGCTGAAGAGTCAGAAAAGACTAAAATCCAGGACAGCACCAAGGCAGACATTTGTCCATGGGAAACTGGTCCTGCTGAAGAGTCAGAAAAGACTAAAATCCAGGACAGCCCCAAGGCAGACATTTGTCCATGGGAAACTGGTCCAGCTGAAGAGTCAGAAAAGACTCAAATCCAGGACAGCACCAAGGCAGACATTTGTCCATGGGAAACAGGTCCAGCTGAAGAGTCAGAAAAGACTAAAAGCCAGGACAGCACCAAGGCAGACATTTGTCCATGGGAAACAGGTCCAGCTGAAGAGTCAGAAAAGACTAAAAGCCAGGACAGCACCAAGGCAGACATTTGTCCATGGGAAACTGGTCCAGCTGAAGAGTCAGAAAAGACTAAAAGCCAGGACAGCACCAAGGCAGACATTTGTCCATGGGAAACTGGTCTAGCTGAAGAGTCAGAAAAGACTAAAAGCCAGGACAGCACCAAGGCAGACATTTGTCCATTGGAAACTGGCCCAGCTGAAGAGTCAGAGAAGACTAAAAGCCAGTACAGCACCAAGGCAGACATTTGTCCATGGGAAACTGGTCCAGCTGAAGAGTCAGAAAAGACTAAAAGCCAGGACAGCACCAAGGCAGACATTTGTCCATGGGAAACAGGTCCAGCTGAAGAGTCAGAAAAGACTAAAAGCCAGGACAGCACCAAGGCAGACATTTGTCCATGGGAAACAGGTCCAGCTGAAGAGTCAGAAAAGACTAAAAGCCAGGACAGCACCAAGGCAGACATTTGTCCATGGGAAACTGGTCTAGCTGAAGAGTCAGAAAAGACTAAAAGCCAGGACAGCACCAAGGCAGACATTTGTCCATGGGAAACTGGTCCAACTGAAGAGTCAGAAAAGACTAAAAGCCAGGACAGCACCAAGGCAGACATTTGTCCATGGGAAACTGGTCTAGCTGAAGAGTCAGAAACTACTAAAAGCCAGGACAGCACCAAGGCAGACATTTGTTCACGGGAGACCAGGGATCCTATAGAACCAGAGAAGATAAAAAAGCAAGAAAGTGTTCGAGAAGACGTTTGCCCATGGGAAACTGATGTACCAGAAAAGTCTGCAGAGAAAGAGGAAACTATGATTGCCAGTGGCATACAGGACGTCACAGAGACCCAGGGTGCACTCTCTATGGAAGAGGGTGACGCTGCAGAACCTGTAGCCGGCAGCACGCAGACGGCAGAGGCAGACAAAGCTAACATGCCCCTGGCTCGGCGTGATGCTATGTGCCCTTGGGAGATGGAAGAGACCAAACCACCATCATCCCCGTCATCCATTACAGAACACGACAATAACTCTGACGTTTTTACATGGGAGCCTGAAAACATtcctgaagaggaagaggaggaagacgaTGCCGAGAGTGCTGCTGAAGCCTTCGTCTTCCCATCCGACTTGTAA